The DNA segment AGACCGCCCGGGCCGACGAGCGGGCCCGGGAGCACCGGCGCGAGCCCGAAGACGTGGCCGGGCTCGTGCAGGTGGACCCCCTGGAGCTGGAGGTGGGCTACGGGCTGGTGCCCCTGGTGGACGCCGGCCAGTCCGGGGAGCTCCTGGACCGCATCGCCCTCATCCGCCGGCAGATGGCCCAGGAGATGGGGCTCCTGGTGCCGTCGGTCCGCATCCGCGACAACCTGGCCCTGGAGCCCTCCCAGTACCGGATCAAGATCAAGGGCATCCCCGTGGGGCAGGGCGAGCTGCGGCTGGGCGAGTTCCTGGCCATGGAGGCGGGCCAGGTGGCCGAGAAGATCGAGGGGACGCCCACCAAGGAGCCGGCCTTCGGGCTGCCCGCCCTCTGGATTCCGGCCTCCCGCAAGGAAGAGGCCGAGTCCGCGGGCTACACGGTGGTGGACCCCACCTCGGTGGTGGCCACCCACCTGGCCGAGGTGATCAAGTCCCACGCGGACGAGCTCCTGGGCCGGCAGGAGGTCCGGCGCCTGCTGGACCAGCTCAAGCGGGAGTACCCCGCGGTGGTGGAGGAGCTGGTGCCCCAGGTGATCACCGCCGGGGAGGTGCAGCGGGTGCTTCAGGCGCTCCTGCGGGAGGGCGTGGCCATCCGCGACCTGGTGACCATCCTCGAGGCCGTGGGCGACGGCGCCCAGACCTCCAAGTCGGTGGAGTACCTGGCGGGCCTCGCCCGGGAGGCGCTCGCCCGCCAGATCTGCGCCGCGCACCAGGGTGCCGACGGCACCCTGCCCATCGTCACGCTGGAGCCCAGGCTGGAGCAGCAGCTGGGCGAAGCGCTCCAGCAGAGCGATCGGGGGAGCCTCCTGAGCCTGGAGCCAGGGGCGGGGCAGCGGCTCCTCGAGCGCGTGGCCGGATGGGTGGAGAAGGCCGCCGTGAAAGGAGAGCAGGCGGTGGTGGTCTGCTCGCCGCACCTGCGCTTCGCGTTGCGACGGTTCCTTGAGCGGAGCCTCCCGCACGTGCCGGTGCTCTCGTACAACGAGATCAGCGCCGAGGTGCGGGTGCAGCCCGTGGGGATGGTGAGGGCCGATGAGGGTTAAGCGCTTCGTGGCGGACACCATGCAGGAAGCCATTGCTCGGGTGAAGGAGGAGTACGGCCCCGAGGCGGTCATCCTCCAGACCCGCACCTTCCGGCGGGGCCTCTTTGGTCTCATGGGCGCCCGGCGGACGGAGGTGCTGGCCGCGGTCGATCCGGGGCCCGGGCGGAACGGGACGGGGGTCGGGACACGGCCGGCGGCGCGCGAAGGGGGCGAGCCGGCCGCGCCCGGCCGGGCGGCCCGTACGGAGGGCGCGACCCTGGCGCCCCGCGAACCCGACGGGGCCCCCGCGGCGCGGTCGGCGTCGCGTGAACCGAGCGCGCGGCCTGCGGCCCCGCCGGGCGCCCTGGAGGAACGGGCGGCCCTGCTGGGACGGCCCAACGGGCGCCCGTACCAGGGGGTCGCCACCCTTTCCAACGGTCACGCCAGGCCTCCGGCACCCCCAGCGCAGCCTGTGGCCCCACCGGTCTGGGCCGTGGAGCGCACGCCGCCGCCGGCACCTGCTCCCGAGGCGGGCTGGCCGCCAGGGCTCGAGCGGGTCTACCGGCGCCTGGTGGACCGGGCGGTGGAGCCGCCCTTCGCCCGGCGGGTGGTGGAGGGGATCCTGCCGCTCCTGCCACCGGGGCTGCCCGTGGCCGAGGGACGGGCCCTGGAGCTGGCCCGGGACCACCTGGCGAGCCTGATCCCCGTGAGCCCCAGCCTCCGGCTGGGAGCCGGGCCCCGGCGGGTGGTGGTGCTGGTGGGACCCACGGGGGTGGGGAAGACCACCTCCGTGGCCAAGCTGGCCGCCCACCACGGCCTGATGGCCGGCCACCCCGTGGGCTTGCTGAGCTTCGACACCTACCGGGTGGGGGCGGCCGAGCAGCTCCGCACCTACGCGGAGATCATCGGGCTTCCGATGGAGGTGGTCTACCATCCAGGCGAACTCGCGGCCAGCCTCGAGCGGATGGCCGACCGGCACCTGATCCTGGTGGACACCGCAGGCCGCAGCCCGCAGGACCTCATGCGCCTTCAGGAACTGCGGAGCTACCTAAGGATGCTGCCCGAGCCCGAGGTCTACCTGGTGCTGAGCGCAACCGTCCGGTTCGCGGACATGGCCCGGGCGGCCGAACGCTTCGAGCCTCTGGGGTACCGCCATCTCATCGTCACCAAGATGGATGAAGCGACCGCCCCCGGCATGGTGCTCAACGCCGTCTTCCAGACGGGGCGCCCCCTGGCCTACCTCTCCACGGGCCAAGACGTCCCCGACGACTTCGAGGCGGCCGACCCGGACCGGATCGCCGCCCACTTGCTGGAGGACGCCGATGAGTGACCAGGCCGAACGCCTTCGGACGCTGGTGCGCCAGCTTCACGGGGGAGAGCCGTCCCACCGGGGACGGGTACTGACCGTCACCTCGGGCAAGGGGGGCGTGGGGAAGAGCAGCCTGGCCATCAACCTGGCCCTGGCCATCCAGCGGATGGGGTGGCGGGTCTGCCTTTTCGACGCGGACCTGGGCCTGGCGAACGTGGACGTGATGCTGGGGCTCACTCCCACGGAGGATCTCACCGAGGTCCTGCGGCAGGGCTTCGATCTCCAGCGCTGCCTGGTGGAGGGCCCGCTGGGGCTGCAGGTGATCTCGGGCGGCTCGGGCTTCTACGAGCTGGCCAACCTGAGCGATCCCCAGCTGGAGCGCCTGCTTGGGCAGCTCACCCGGCTGGACGACCTGTTCGACGTGCTGGTGATCGATACGGGGGCCGGGATCAGCCGGACGGTGCTGAGCTTCGTGCTCTCCAGCCTGGAGTCGATCCTGGTGACCACGCCCGAGCCGACGGCCATCACCGACGCCTACGGCATGGCCAAGGTCATCTTCTCCCGCAGGCCCGAGGGCCAGGTCCGGCTCGTGGTCAACCAGGCGCGGGACGCGGCGGAGGCCCGGGCCGTGGCCGAGCGCATCAACCTGGTGGCCCGCCGCTTCCTGGGACGGGAGATGGATCTGTTGGGCTACCTCCCCTTCGACCTCCAGGTACGCGAGGCGGTGCAGGCGCAGGTGCCCTTCGTGCTGGCCAACCCCCACGCGCGGGTGTCGCGCCTGGTGGCGGCCATGGCCGAGCAGATCCTGGGGGCGCGCTCCAGGCCCCTGGGGTTCTCGGGGCTTCTGGAGCGGATGGCAGGGGTCTTTCGCTAGCCGTGCGGGGAGCCGGGGGAGAGGAGGGGTCGAAGTGGATCCGCTGCAAGCCGGTCTCGAAGTGGTGATCCGCCGAGAGCAACGCCCGGGCGTCTACCGGGCGCGGGTGGAGGCCTACGACGAGCGGACGATCTGGATCTCGTTT comes from the Limnochorda pilosa genome and includes:
- the flhA gene encoding flagellar biosynthesis protein FlhA gives rise to the protein MAVRAQEILQRLTRQSDLLVVAGLILIVVMMVVPLPAALLDVLLAFNISLALMTLMVTMSVKEPLEVSVFPSLLLVATLFRLALNISTTRLILLNGYAGQVIQAFGRFVVGGNYVVGFIVFLILVIIQFVVITRGAERVAEVAARFTLDAMPGKQMAIDADLNTGLIDEKQARERRAKIEQEADFYGAMDGASKFVKGDAIASIIITLINILGGFAVGVGQRGLSLADALGTYTLLTVGDGLVSQIPALLLSTATGIIVTRAAATTNLGRQLTTQMGAEPQVLLVAGAALGFFGVLPGLPTAPFLTLGALLGGTGYLLQRRQADLRERETARADERAREHRREPEDVAGLVQVDPLELEVGYGLVPLVDAGQSGELLDRIALIRRQMAQEMGLLVPSVRIRDNLALEPSQYRIKIKGIPVGQGELRLGEFLAMEAGQVAEKIEGTPTKEPAFGLPALWIPASRKEEAESAGYTVVDPTSVVATHLAEVIKSHADELLGRQEVRRLLDQLKREYPAVVEELVPQVITAGEVQRVLQALLREGVAIRDLVTILEAVGDGAQTSKSVEYLAGLAREALARQICAAHQGADGTLPIVTLEPRLEQQLGEALQQSDRGSLLSLEPGAGQRLLERVAGWVEKAAVKGEQAVVVCSPHLRFALRRFLERSLPHVPVLSYNEISAEVRVQPVGMVRADEG
- the flhF gene encoding flagellar biosynthesis protein FlhF; amino-acid sequence: MRVKRFVADTMQEAIARVKEEYGPEAVILQTRTFRRGLFGLMGARRTEVLAAVDPGPGRNGTGVGTRPAAREGGEPAAPGRAARTEGATLAPREPDGAPAARSASREPSARPAAPPGALEERAALLGRPNGRPYQGVATLSNGHARPPAPPAQPVAPPVWAVERTPPPAPAPEAGWPPGLERVYRRLVDRAVEPPFARRVVEGILPLLPPGLPVAEGRALELARDHLASLIPVSPSLRLGAGPRRVVVLVGPTGVGKTTSVAKLAAHHGLMAGHPVGLLSFDTYRVGAAEQLRTYAEIIGLPMEVVYHPGELAASLERMADRHLILVDTAGRSPQDLMRLQELRSYLRMLPEPEVYLVLSATVRFADMARAAERFEPLGYRHLIVTKMDEATAPGMVLNAVFQTGRPLAYLSTGQDVPDDFEAADPDRIAAHLLEDADE
- a CDS encoding MinD/ParA family protein, which gives rise to MSDQAERLRTLVRQLHGGEPSHRGRVLTVTSGKGGVGKSSLAINLALAIQRMGWRVCLFDADLGLANVDVMLGLTPTEDLTEVLRQGFDLQRCLVEGPLGLQVISGGSGFYELANLSDPQLERLLGQLTRLDDLFDVLVIDTGAGISRTVLSFVLSSLESILVTTPEPTAITDAYGMAKVIFSRRPEGQVRLVVNQARDAAEARAVAERINLVARRFLGREMDLLGYLPFDLQVREAVQAQVPFVLANPHARVSRLVAAMAEQILGARSRPLGFSGLLERMAGVFR